One genomic window of Prochlorococcus marinus str. NATL2A includes the following:
- the trpD gene encoding anthranilate phosphoribosyltransferase, with product MTILNPITFPVILESLLASNDLTEEQSNYLMNSWLDNKIEPVQTGAFLAAFRAKGVSGDELSAMAKILQDASTTPSDLPSFDLVDTCGTGGDGANTFNISTGVAFVSAALGVKIAKHGNRSASGKVGSADVLENLGLPLNVSSGKVVEALKKLGITFLFAPSWHPSLVNLAPLRKSLGVRTIFNLLGPLVNPLRPKSQVLGVAKADLLDPMSVALKGMGLKRAVVVHGAGGLDEASLAGANQFRFLDKDVIRSEIISPGDLGLTQISNESLKGDGLKTNSHILKSLLNGEGNQYHKEVIALNTALVLWVSGTEDDLSSGVKRALDCLDTDKSWLLFEQLRDFLAT from the coding sequence ATGACCATTTTAAATCCTATAACTTTTCCAGTAATTCTTGAATCACTTCTTGCTTCCAATGATTTAACTGAAGAGCAATCTAATTATTTAATGAATTCATGGCTCGATAATAAAATTGAACCAGTTCAAACGGGGGCATTTCTAGCAGCATTTAGAGCAAAGGGTGTTTCTGGTGATGAACTTTCGGCAATGGCAAAAATTCTTCAAGATGCCTCAACGACTCCATCAGATCTACCATCTTTTGATTTGGTTGATACATGTGGAACTGGCGGAGATGGAGCGAACACTTTTAATATTTCTACAGGAGTTGCCTTCGTATCAGCGGCTTTAGGGGTGAAAATTGCTAAACATGGAAATCGAAGTGCAAGTGGCAAGGTTGGATCAGCTGACGTATTAGAAAATTTAGGATTACCTTTAAATGTTTCCTCCGGGAAAGTTGTTGAAGCTTTAAAGAAGTTAGGTATTACATTTCTTTTTGCTCCTTCTTGGCATCCTTCATTGGTAAATCTTGCTCCTTTAAGAAAAAGCTTAGGAGTCAGAACTATCTTCAATTTACTGGGTCCATTGGTTAACCCACTTAGACCAAAGTCTCAAGTATTGGGAGTAGCCAAAGCTGATTTGCTTGATCCAATGTCAGTAGCTTTAAAAGGAATGGGACTTAAAAGAGCTGTTGTGGTTCATGGAGCAGGAGGCCTTGATGAGGCTTCACTTGCTGGTGCTAATCAATTTAGGTTCTTAGATAAAGATGTTATTAGATCTGAAATTATTAGCCCTGGTGATCTTGGACTTACTCAAATCTCTAATGAATCCTTAAAAGGTGATGGTTTGAAAACTAATTCTCATATCTTAAAGTCTTTACTTAATGGAGAAGGAAATCAATATCACAAAGAAGTCATAGCATTAAATACTGCTCTGGTTTTATGGGTATCAGGAACTGAGGATGATTTATCTTCAGGTGTCAAACGAGCATTAGATTGTTTGGATACAGATAAATCATGGCTCCTTTTCGAGCAATTAAGAGACTTTTTAGCCACTTAA
- the rlmB gene encoding 23S rRNA (guanosine(2251)-2'-O)-methyltransferase RlmB, whose translation MSYRFNKDTRNSKNSSSNKRSSNYSRQDNDSKKSNFNDRRRTNNKINRHSSDQVNQYSLGKEFSDRSRSSNEANSNYRGSNRFERKSTNSSYRNQDSQETNNYRGSNRFERKSTNPAYRNKNSQGASSYKREENNEPLSYSESFSKTLSDDLIWGRHSTEAALVGGRAIHRIWCTSELRSTPKFFQLLKDQKASGVLVEEVSWSRLGQLTNGAVHQGIVLQIAASKTLDLKNLIDACKAFGDSSLLLALDGLTDPQNLGAIIRSAEALGAQGLILPQRRSAGLTGSVAKVAAGALEHLPVARVVNLNRSLEKLKDEGYTVVGLAEEGSSTLSEIKFQGPLVVVVGSEDKGISLITRRLCDQLVRIPLKGVTTSLNASVATSIFLYEVARSKWMRSISGQDPSPRLLKPQISSEKIN comes from the coding sequence ATGAGTTATCGCTTCAATAAAGACACAAGGAATTCAAAAAACTCTTCATCTAATAAACGAAGTAGTAATTATTCTCGTCAAGATAATGACTCCAAAAAGTCAAACTTTAATGATAGAAGAAGAACCAATAACAAAATAAATCGTCATTCTTCTGATCAAGTAAATCAATATTCATTAGGTAAAGAATTTTCTGATCGATCAAGAAGTAGTAACGAGGCTAATTCCAACTACAGAGGATCTAATCGATTCGAGAGGAAATCGACCAACTCTTCGTATAGAAATCAAGACTCTCAGGAAACAAACAATTACAGAGGATCTAATCGATTCGAGAGGAAATCGACCAACCCTGCGTACAGAAATAAAAATTCTCAGGGAGCTAGCAGTTATAAAAGAGAAGAAAATAATGAACCTCTTTCATATTCTGAAAGCTTTAGCAAAACATTAAGTGATGATCTGATTTGGGGCCGCCATTCAACTGAGGCAGCCCTTGTTGGCGGCAGGGCAATTCACAGGATTTGGTGTACCTCCGAATTACGCAGTACACCAAAGTTTTTTCAACTTCTCAAAGATCAAAAAGCTTCTGGGGTCTTAGTTGAAGAAGTTTCATGGTCAAGGCTTGGCCAGCTCACAAATGGTGCAGTCCATCAAGGAATAGTTTTACAAATTGCCGCATCAAAAACACTTGACTTGAAGAATTTAATAGATGCTTGCAAAGCTTTTGGTGATTCATCATTGCTCTTAGCTTTAGATGGCTTAACTGATCCTCAGAATCTTGGGGCAATAATTCGATCTGCCGAAGCCCTCGGTGCTCAAGGATTAATCCTTCCACAAAGACGAAGTGCAGGATTAACAGGATCCGTAGCAAAAGTTGCCGCTGGAGCTCTGGAACATTTGCCTGTAGCAAGAGTTGTTAATTTAAATAGGTCTTTGGAGAAATTGAAAGATGAAGGTTATACCGTTGTTGGCCTCGCTGAGGAGGGATCATCTACTTTATCTGAAATCAAATTTCAAGGTCCTTTAGTAGTAGTAGTTGGCTCTGAAGATAAAGGAATTTCTCTAATAACTAGAAGATTATGTGATCAGTTAGTAAGAATTCCTCTCAAGGGAGTCACTACAAGCCTAAATGCATCAG
- a CDS encoding DUF3288 family protein translates to MNEPQNHPLYSTDRENLDRLCAIDSPTSNNFVELARLMIRYQDFRGAEDLNSDMEKLLKKWSINRDKLEAITRKLWSEGFRPASHSSSDNVGSGFDTSDSSQA, encoded by the coding sequence ATGAACGAGCCACAAAATCATCCGCTTTATTCAACAGATCGTGAAAATCTTGACCGACTATGCGCGATAGATTCTCCTACCTCAAATAATTTTGTTGAATTAGCTAGATTAATGATTCGATATCAGGATTTCAGAGGTGCTGAAGATCTTAATTCAGATATGGAAAAACTATTAAAAAAATGGAGCATTAATCGTGACAAATTAGAGGCAATAACAAGGAAACTTTGGTCGGAGGGATTTCGGCCTGCAAGTCATTCAAGTTCCGATAACGTCGGTTCTGGATTTGATACGTCAGATTCCAGTCAAGCTTAA
- a CDS encoding Mini-ribonuclease 3, translating into MTDWIRSYKSTISPDGLGPLQLAWLGDAVWEMHQRLRYCSSPMRSKDLHNAVVREVNASSQAKAITKLEPFLTDTEKDFLRKGRNKAGRGPKNVDAATYAIATGFETIVGWLFLKNPNRLADLFDLLDRPIN; encoded by the coding sequence TTGACGGATTGGATTCGCTCTTACAAATCAACCATTTCTCCCGATGGATTGGGCCCTTTGCAATTAGCCTGGTTAGGTGATGCTGTTTGGGAAATGCATCAAAGGTTGAGATATTGCAGTAGCCCAATGCGCTCGAAGGATCTTCATAATGCAGTTGTAAGGGAGGTAAATGCATCCAGTCAAGCGAAGGCAATCACGAAATTAGAGCCTTTTCTTACAGATACTGAAAAGGACTTTCTTAGAAAAGGTAGAAACAAAGCTGGAAGAGGTCCTAAAAATGTAGATGCTGCCACATATGCAATTGCTACCGGATTTGAGACTATTGTTGGTTGGTTGTTTTTGAAAAATCCAAATCGGCTTGCTGATTTATTCGATCTTCTTGATCGACCCATTAACTAG
- a CDS encoding ABC transporter ATP-binding protein produces the protein MAALRLDLIKNYLRPHKRELIIGAFCLIFVNILSVAIPMEVRNIVDDLKEGFTFSYVLNKSTWLILMATVMGGARLISRQLVFGVGRQVEVSLRQKLFDRMLEQDPGWVQTIGTGEVITRATSDLENIRRLLGFTVLSLTNTLLAYTFTLPAMLTINPLLTFFAISVYPVLFGTVGLFGGRMVKQRKRQQQALSELSELIQEDLSGISAIKIYGQERAEQEAFKKLNIRYRDAAINLARTASTLFPLLQGLSSISLLLLIAIGSGQLSSGTLTVGGLVALILYVERLVFPTALLGFTLNTFQLGQVSLERVEELLNHEPTIKDKDNTVNITKPISGKLEAKNLSVSYEDSPRKILDEISFKITPGEIVALVGPVGCGKTTLARALGRIIKIDEGCLYLDDNDVMNLKLNQLRSNIALVPQEGYLFTETLSENIKYGNPEASTEKVQESAYEARMTDDIKGFPDGLKTLVGERGITLSGGQRQRTALSRALLVDSKIIVLDDALASVDNKTASAILQTIKKQYSKTVLMISHQLSAAAACDRILVMNDGKIVQEGTHQFLIKKDGLYKSMWEREKAKEQIQSDD, from the coding sequence ATGGCTGCATTAAGACTAGATCTAATAAAAAACTATTTGAGACCACACAAGAGGGAACTAATAATAGGTGCTTTCTGTCTGATTTTTGTAAATATTCTAAGCGTTGCTATTCCTATGGAAGTGAGAAATATAGTTGATGATCTAAAAGAAGGATTTACATTTTCATACGTCTTAAATAAGTCGACATGGTTAATACTCATGGCGACAGTAATGGGGGGAGCAAGATTGATATCTCGGCAACTCGTGTTTGGGGTTGGCAGACAAGTAGAAGTTTCATTGAGACAAAAATTATTTGATCGAATGCTGGAACAGGATCCCGGCTGGGTTCAAACAATAGGGACTGGAGAAGTCATAACAAGAGCAACTAGCGATTTGGAAAACATTCGAAGATTGCTTGGTTTTACGGTTCTTAGTCTTACAAACACATTATTGGCATACACCTTCACATTGCCAGCAATGCTGACAATTAATCCGCTTTTAACCTTTTTTGCTATTTCCGTCTATCCAGTTTTATTTGGCACCGTTGGATTGTTCGGAGGAAGAATGGTTAAACAAAGAAAGAGGCAACAACAAGCTTTATCCGAACTAAGTGAACTAATTCAAGAAGATCTATCTGGCATTAGTGCCATTAAGATTTATGGTCAAGAACGAGCTGAGCAAGAAGCTTTCAAGAAATTAAATATCAGATACAGAGACGCTGCTATTAACCTTGCAAGAACTGCAAGTACTTTATTTCCACTACTTCAAGGTTTATCCTCAATTTCATTGCTTCTACTTATTGCAATTGGTAGTGGGCAACTAAGCAGTGGAACTCTTACGGTTGGAGGCTTAGTAGCTTTAATTCTTTATGTAGAAAGACTAGTTTTCCCTACAGCCTTATTAGGTTTTACACTTAATACTTTTCAATTGGGTCAAGTAAGTTTAGAGAGAGTAGAAGAACTTCTTAATCATGAACCTACAATCAAAGATAAAGATAATACTGTAAATATAACTAAACCTATTTCAGGAAAATTAGAAGCAAAAAATCTTTCAGTAAGTTATGAAGATTCACCAAGGAAAATACTAGATGAAATTTCATTCAAAATAACCCCCGGAGAAATAGTCGCCTTAGTAGGACCTGTAGGGTGCGGTAAAACAACCTTGGCAAGAGCTTTAGGAAGGATAATAAAAATTGATGAAGGATGTTTGTATTTAGACGATAATGATGTCATGAACCTAAAACTGAATCAGTTAAGAAGCAATATCGCTTTAGTACCTCAAGAGGGATATCTTTTTACAGAAACACTTTCAGAAAACATTAAATACGGGAATCCAGAAGCGTCCACAGAGAAAGTCCAAGAATCAGCCTATGAAGCGAGAATGACAGATGACATAAAAGGTTTTCCTGATGGACTTAAAACACTTGTCGGTGAAAGAGGAATAACTCTAAGCGGTGGACAAAGACAACGAACTGCTTTAAGTCGAGCTTTATTAGTAGATTCAAAGATAATTGTTCTTGATGATGCCTTAGCAAGTGTGGACAATAAAACCGCGTCAGCAATACTTCAAACAATAAAAAAACAATATAGTAAAACAGTATTAATGATTAGTCATCAACTTTCAGCTGCTGCTGCGTGTGATCGAATATTGGTAATGAATGATGGAAAAATTGTACAAGAGGGAACTCATCAATTCTTAATTAAGAAAGATGGTTTGTATAAAAGCATGTGGGAGAGAGAAAAAGCCAAAGAACAAATTCAATCAGATGATTAA
- the carA gene encoding glutamine-hydrolyzing carbamoyl-phosphate synthase small subunit produces MFFDTDSSAILLLEDGTYFEGLSFGAVGTISGEVVFNTGMTGYQEVITDPSYYGQLITFTYPEIGNTGVNYEDNESSHPSVKGVIARQISKTPSNWRHEISFENWLNDEKVVGIHGIDTRSLVRHIRESGSLNGIISSESKYSIAELFSLLKKSPSMSGLNLVDKVTTKRAFNANSSCPVAFDMRIKNTQTIPYKVVAIDFGIKQSILDRLVAHGCEVTVLPASAEMTDVLALSPEGVFLSNGPGDPSTVHSGINLAKDLIEYKKLPVFGICLGHQILGLALGGKTFKLSYGHRGLNHPCGLNGKVEITSQNHGFALNSESLNSEKIKITRLNLNDQTVAAISVIDRPFFGVQYHPEASPGPHDADHHFNHFVTLIEERRRIVD; encoded by the coding sequence ATGTTTTTTGATACTGATAGCTCTGCAATTTTGTTATTAGAGGATGGGACATATTTTGAAGGATTATCTTTTGGTGCGGTTGGAACTATTTCTGGTGAAGTCGTATTTAATACAGGTATGACAGGTTATCAGGAGGTCATTACTGATCCAAGTTATTATGGTCAACTTATTACGTTTACCTATCCAGAGATTGGAAATACTGGAGTAAATTATGAGGATAATGAATCATCGCATCCCTCAGTTAAAGGTGTGATAGCTCGTCAAATATCCAAAACTCCCAGTAACTGGAGACATGAAATTTCGTTTGAAAATTGGTTAAACGATGAAAAAGTTGTTGGAATTCATGGAATAGATACAAGATCACTTGTTAGGCATATAAGAGAGTCAGGTTCTTTGAATGGAATTATTTCATCAGAGTCAAAATATTCAATCGCTGAATTATTTTCACTTTTAAAAAAATCTCCTTCAATGAGTGGTCTTAATCTTGTCGATAAAGTAACAACAAAAAGAGCTTTTAATGCTAATTCAAGTTGTCCTGTTGCATTTGATATGAGAATTAAAAATACTCAAACAATTCCATACAAAGTTGTTGCTATAGATTTTGGGATAAAGCAATCGATATTGGATCGACTAGTTGCCCATGGTTGTGAAGTAACTGTCTTGCCTGCAAGTGCTGAAATGACCGATGTATTAGCTTTATCCCCTGAAGGTGTTTTTCTTTCCAATGGTCCTGGTGATCCTTCCACCGTCCATAGTGGTATTAATCTTGCTAAAGATTTAATTGAATATAAAAAACTACCTGTTTTTGGAATCTGCTTAGGCCATCAAATCCTTGGATTGGCTTTAGGTGGTAAAACTTTTAAACTTTCTTATGGACATAGAGGACTAAATCATCCATGTGGATTGAACGGAAAAGTTGAAATTACTAGTCAAAACCATGGATTTGCTTTGAATTCAGAATCTTTAAATTCCGAGAAAATAAAAATCACCAGATTAAATTTAAACGACCAAACAGTTGCTGCTATTTCTGTTATTGATAGGCCTTTCTTTGGTGTTCAATATCACCCCGAAGCGAGCCCTGGTCCTCATGATGCTGATCATCATTTTAATCATTTCGTAACCTTAATAGAAGAACGACGAAGAATCGTGGATTAA
- a CDS encoding STAS domain-containing protein, whose amino-acid sequence MTELQRLTVSLRGGSKQQNGCLVINFTGQLDAYSEKQFTTYINEVLASNQLSVVIDLSNIDFIDSCGLGAMVQAAKKCTESKRSFNVVGNPRVTQTIKLVRLEEYLHLAPDLSTAIGKLSA is encoded by the coding sequence ATAACTGAATTACAACGACTTACAGTTTCTCTTAGAGGTGGTTCTAAACAGCAAAATGGTTGTTTAGTGATTAATTTCACTGGTCAACTAGATGCTTATTCAGAGAAACAATTCACAACATATATCAATGAAGTTTTAGCTTCTAATCAGCTATCAGTTGTAATTGATTTATCTAATATCGATTTCATTGATTCTTGTGGCTTAGGTGCAATGGTTCAGGCCGCTAAGAAATGTACTGAGTCAAAAAGATCATTTAATGTTGTAGGAAATCCTAGAGTAACTCAGACAATTAAACTTGTTCGCTTGGAGGAATACCTTCATCTGGCACCTGATCTAAGTACCGCAATTGGTAAATTATCAGCTTGA